GAACAAACCAAGTTCACTACCTGTTCATTAGTTTCTCATCTGATTCAGACCAGTAAATGCAAACTAAAGTGTAAACAGTGCCTCGGTGTCGATTACCTTGGAAGAATTTTGTCCATCCCCTCACCTGTTGCCTTAATGGATTGTCTTGTGATGAACAGCTACTGATAAAGCTGTGCCACCTTTTCAGTGATGCTATTGAACACAACAGTCCATTTGTCTTAACTGACTAAGCAATCTGGCAGCTGGAGTCTCACAGTCTCATACTGTCTCAGTCCCAGCCTGAGGCATGTGGCAATGGAGAGGTGCCTGTCTTTAACACTTTTACATATGAGCGCCATCTTCTTACCATTCCCCACTTCCTTCTTCCTCCCTGACCTCCTCTTGATTATCTCtcctttaaaaatttgactgtCATGGGCAGGTAGTCAAAGTATTGCATTTTCAGACATGTTTGAGAAACCTTAggctatgaataaataaatgtgaaccGAAGGCTGACATCAGGATCAATCCATTTAGCTGAAAAAGTCAACAACACTACAAAACAAGGAATGGAAGATTGAGCTAATAGTAAATAAtcttaatttgaattaaaatataattgatGGGGCGGCgcagtggtgcgagtggttagtccgctggcctcacagctctggtgtactgggttcaaatccaggtcggtccacctgtgtagagtttggatgtcctccctgggcctgtgtgggtgtcCTCCGGgcaccccggtttcctcccacattccccaaaataaacatgcatgctaggctgattagacactctaaattgcccctaggtatgggtgtgagtgtgcatggttgtccgtccccttgtgccctgcgatcggctgtccaccgattcagggtgtcccccgcctctgggccggagtcagctgggataggctcgagggccccccacaaccctaatgaggatgaagcggttcagaaaatgagatgagacataatTGATGGCAGACAGCAACTGTAGGACTAATGTTTTCCGTCATCATCATTTATTAATTATCTATCAAATGTGTAGTTCTGTgtctaaaatattaataaaagacATTGTCAGGCTAAAACCAtatttttatgggcaaaaacCCACGTGTATAAACTGTTTTTCAGGGTTAAAGTGCAAACACTCTAACTTTAGATGAAGGGAAAGTTAGCACAATGTGTCATGTTGTGACTAAGTGGAAGTTTTAAGGTTGGAATACCTGGCGGCTGGGTTGCATGGTTGGCAGTGAACTGCATAGGGATGCAGAGGTCATTGTCGATGGGGAACTTATCACATGTCAGCATCTCCGGCCAGGGGAAGCCGTATGTCTCCATCACGGGAGCGCAACTGTCTCTCACAGCTTCGCACAGTGACCTGCAGGGGTAGATGGGCCGGTCCAGGCACACAGGCGCAAACAGCGAGCAGAGGAAGACCTGAGTATCGGCGTGGCAGCGCTTGGCCAGGAGGGGCACCCAACTTCCCGCCTGTTGCTTGACCTCGGGCATGGTTTCGTGGTCCAGGAGGTTGGGCAACCTCATCTTCTTGTAGCCCACATTGTGGCAGAGGCGCAGGTCAGCCGGTATGTCCACACACTGGGGCTGCTTGGTGTAGAAGCGGCCATTGTGAAAGTTGTCCGACTGCCAGCTGTAGTAGTCATATTCGTCCGCGGCTGACACGCTGAGGATGAGATGGAGGAAAGAGAGGAGCCACAGGCCCAGTGCCATGCGGAAGGGGTGCTGGGTTGATGCCCACCTAGGGCTCTTTTGTCCATGTgccatgcttttttttctggaagaTTGTATTCAAGTAGTCCAAAAAGCCAATCAAGTGAACCACTGTAATCCAAAAAGTTTTAATTCCTTCTCCAATGAGTCAGCCTTGCAAGCACACAGATGCACCTCAAGCTGAGTGATTTTGTGTGTAAGCTTGGCTTCAGTTGACAAATCAAGAGAGGgcgaacacacacacagcttATCTGGTAAATTTCCCTGAAAAAAATTATCACCCTTTGCTTGCCTCTCTCAGTATCACTCTGAGGCTCTAATGAGGAGTCCCGAGGATTTAAGGCAACCAGGCAACCTGCCCCCCACCCCCAGCAGCCTTCGAGGCCACTCACCTCCTCACTGGCCTCATCGGGCCTCACTCACATCAGGCAGAACCAATCATTTCACAGGAGGAGGTTCCCACTGGTGTTCAGGACAGCCTTACTGACCCTGATCCAGCAACAAACCCCTCCTCTGAAACAAGAGTGAGAACAAACCCTTTGTAAGATGCCACACTTGTATTTTAGTTTTAGAACACATTCCTCCAATACATGCACTTACAGCACACACTTTTACCCTCTTTGCTGCAGTTGGTCTGCCATACGTCTACACCATTCCTGCTGTCGTACTTATTACGTCTTTGTCAAAGGCTTGTGCAATGTAACACATCGCTGTGCACGTAAAATATCTGCTCACTTCATGAGTGCTCAAAAATCTGGCATTGAAGGCCTCTCACATTTGCGTCCACACGCACTTGCACATTGAacaaaaatatgtaaactaaacaTATGAACTaaattgtttgcttttttaCTGCATTGTAtgcaaataaaaagggcaaatatTGAGACATTGCACAACTTACGCagctttttgatgttttttatggCTTGTCTCTTTTTATGAGTTTGCCTATCTGCTATTTAATAGTAGCTTACACTTTACTGCCATTCATTATCTTCAACTCATAAAGGATACGCTAATGGTTTGTGCCAGATTCAAGATTTCAAGCatatatttttgtccattttaatgtgtgtatttttggtttgtttatgAGCTCCTAATGTGTTGCACTTTCATGCACCAGGaaccatttatttttcttttactagctcagttgaacactcttaatttaTAATGTGTACTGTTATTAAGCAAGAACGGTTGTTTGTCATTTAGGTAATGTGATTGGCAGGTCCAGTTTTGGGTGTAGCCCGAAGCCAACTTGGTTATGCCCCCGCACTACAGCTACCCTGGAGACACATAATGgacagatggatagatggacaGTCTGTGAGTGTTGTTTCCCTACAGATTAAAATGAATGGGAGGGCACCCAAAAGGCAGGATTTGTAAGTATGTGCTCTGGTACTAagccaggggtctcgaactcaatttacctgggggccgctagaggccgagtctgggtgagactgggccgcatcaggatttccacaagaaaagcactgataaaacattccaaccaaagttccctctaattttttgttggtctgagcagaaagacaacctccctgagcgcactgagtaccagtgtgagcgacatcatcggtactcggatgattcgcctaaagacgtttcgccgacggacgtttgacagacgggcaggtcgccaaatggacgttccaccgaacgttcattcggccgaacagaggtttcgccgaaacgggattcgaacgctcgccccgccggatcgtgtgtgtacaagtttttcaacctcggcccgtgggccatatacggcccgttaggatttttaatccggcccgccgccggtgttgtccaaattatagtaaaaatcaatgttcgtctaccatcaatggcagtccgggaataagcactcttgggcaggcagatgtagcagaaccgagccgtaaaatgacagcaatcgggtcaaatccatcctaaaacagcatttaatgattaaatacaaatactggatgatatcgcgatggaggcaaaaaaacgtctatagacgtccattcgccaaacggctcaaaatgctctcaaattcggtcaaatccagctgaaaacagcgtttaatgattaaatacaaatactagtatttgtatttaatcattaaactaacaaatactagtacgacctgtccgtctgtcaaacgtccgtcggcgaaacgtctttaggcgaatcatccggtcacgacatcatcattgctcgctatgggcacaccagtatcacacctgccacaagcaggtgcatgtcaatgttccctctaatttttcatgtaaaacatgctgtaaaacacgaaaaacatgagtggacagagctactgccactggctgccacttaaacggcgccatcatggggaaaggtgtaaaaaaaaaaaaaaaattaaaaaaaaaaaaaaaaaaaaaaaatcgattttttttttttactgcgcgccatatgattgctactgcgcagagaagacgagagtagtgcgcaattgcgcacgcgcgcagcttagagggaacattgctccgaacacaagtgtcattcatatcaattttgcgggccgcacgaacattaatctttcatattaagacgggggccgcaaattatcgtcccgagggccgcagttggcccgcgggccgctagtttgagacccctgtacTAAGCAGATGTACTTGTGTATGTGAACAGGAAGTAACATTACAAGCAATATGATGACTTATGTTATGTCACTCCAATTGTGTCtctacatttttaaatacatcgctttaatttaatttaatttaaacttaaaattttaaaattgcCCGCTGCATGTTATTcagtttatttttcaatttcaaagtaaaagtccATTGATAGGAACCCCTTTTTGTCAGTTCATCAGGTTGTTACCATCGTGTCCTgcaaaattaatttttttcttctttgtgatTGGCTATTGTGGCTTAATCACATTTGTTTCTtaaaccatgcatgtttttttccgcaAAAATAACTGCTGCGAAATAAAATACTGCAAAAAATGCTTACGGAGTTATTTAAGACTTTAGCTACACATGCTTCCAGTGACCTGCACCATTAGGTAGAACattgtttgtgtttctttacCACTTATGCCAGAAAACACTTCCACTTGGACAACAAAGAAAAGGAAATGCATCTCAAAACTGATGAAAACTATACATCGTGGTATTTCCCCATAACAATCTGGGTCATACGGCTGCTGGAAATCAAACTAGAGGATTCTGGTGTAATGTGCCAGAATCAACAAAAAGACCGTGGGGAGGATGTATGTGCTAACTGTGAGAGTTTGGATGGGATGAACTGATCCGAGCACATTATCAGTTGTTCATGTTGTCTAGAAGATCAAATGACTCCATAGGAAAACAAACACTCCACTGAGTTTAATTCAATGAGCTGCAATGGAAAATGCAAAAGCATGAGAGTCCTTATTCTCGTCATACCTTTagttatatttttaacataCTGTAGTTCCTTCAAATAATGGTGATTACTCTTTTTCCCTATCATGGCAGAAAAATGTGTCAAACTgagtttaatgaaaaataatgtaatgtgGAAGCATGAATGTTAAATAGTTAAAAGCTGTATCCATTTGAATATAGTTCCCAACCCAAACATTAGCACCAAAGGACATTAAACATATTTCACATTTAGGAGGAGTCTTATCTTTAAGTTGTAAATGTCTTTCCTAAGCAGTACTAAAGATGCTCTTAAACTGTGTGATCACTCCATGATGTTAATTTTTCACCAAGTCTTACTCATTTTGTCAgtcctgcttttttttaaagcccattTTTACTCGTATTGAATACTAAAACACATGTAGCACTATGTACATAATCCCCACTACACAAAGGTACTATAAAAGGGATTTTGGTGATTCACAAGTATGTGCTGGCTGACTTTCGGCTCGTCTCATAAGGGGTCGAATCAACTTTTTCCACCGgttccaaagaaaaaaaattgtatggaGAATCGAGGTGAAGTCACACCCATAAATTTCATCATTTGTATTGAACACATCCATTTTGGATAATTATGAAGCTTTGGTTTGTAAGTAAGATCTATTTGAGCACAAACCCCTGCACAAACAAACCCACTCTTTTGCCTTCATAATCATGATCTGGCAAGTTGGTTTTCAGACTACTCTGTTAACCTTTGAACCGCAACTAATCAATACTACTCACGGCTAATTATATGTGGACCTAAGTCTGCCTTGAGGTGGTAGGATTGTCTGATCACATGTCTcagtatttttcaattttttattttactttattttatttgtttagctATGGTTAGTGACCTATTTTAAGACTGTTCAAGTGTTTCCTCTCTATACAGACACAGTGCAGGGCTAACAAAAGTGTCTTTCATGGTAATCAATCAACAATAGCTGTCTCGGCCAATCAATTCCAATCTTCACTTTCTTGCCTTCTTATTGGATACAGGGTTTAAGATGAGGTGCAGTCTGTATTGTTGAGCCTAAAGGGTTAGCATGCTTTCAAAAGAGGGACTCTACAATTGTGCGTgggtgtgtgtccgtgtgtgtgtgtcattcaTTTATGCCCCCCACAAGAGAATGCAAACCACACAAGAAGAACGAgggaaaaatgcactttttaaGTTAAACATGTTTACCACTCTTTTtctcttcaaattttgccccagcAAATTTTAAGTAACATTTAAATGGCTGCGCAAGTAACAATAGAAGTTTATTATTTTACTTATAATAGTAAATGCCAATCAAACTAAATAGAAAACTACAGAAATCCCTCGAATTTCACAGATAATGTTGATCAAATATgcccgcgataatcgaaaaaccgcgaagtaggatcacccctattatcactatcatatttcatgtttttgtacctatacaaaaatacaagtacaatcatTAAGAACagcatttattaaatgttacagttaCAGCCATATGATAAGatgaatgtattaatatctatatataaaaaagaaaagtgttttagccaatcaaatgcaagcATGTAAGTCTGCCATCACTTGTGATGTCAGATACATCCAACATTTCCTAGGCTACAAtaatgccaatgcagatgcaATTAGATAGAGAAACATTggcatatttgtttatttatagtaAAGGAAATTACACAAAAAACACTCCATTACATTATTGAGAGTATGAATGTAATTTATTCCTTTCCACCCCTGATCATGAAATGACACCTATCATGATTATCAATTAATGCTTATGATGTAATTAAGTGGGTTAGAGTTTGGGGTAGGGCACTAAATAACATTTGTCGTAAGGTATCATGAGTGTTCATGAGAGATGCCATGTCATCTGTATGAGATTCGTATGACAGTGTTATATTAAACCTTCAAATAAAGTGTTAAAGTGAAATATATTTCAGATGGTAAGTTTATTTGCATTGGGGCCTCCCTTTAAGTTAATGGCAggtacaaaatactttttttgttccaCTTTTAGAGCAATTAGCATTGTTTGCAATGTAAGATGGAGCTATTCACTTCACTCGACCGCAACGAGCTCTTCAATCCtgctcacacacaaacaaaatcaGACCCACATGTAACAGGACCTCTGACTCTTGACTCATGGCTTGTTTCAAGATCGTCACAAACACATGCTTGTTGAAATGCGTTGAGATAATTTTGGCAGACTTTAACACCACACAGTCAGAAAGCGCCGAGGCCATTGATGGCTGACACGGTGAGTGCCGTGGTGAAGAGAAGTGCGGACAACTGTTTGCTCTCACTTTGGGAGAATTTGTCACCCAtttgcctcttttttttctacatcaggggtcacaCTCATTTACAATTCCAACAcgacacatacacgcacacttCCCATCACAACAAGCCTTCCAAATGGTTCCAGCTCATTTTTTCTAAAGGGTCTTTGAACACATCACCGTCATGGAAGCCAAtgcacagagacagagaggagAAAGGCATAAGCAAATCAGGAGTAGgacttgtgtgtgtgcgtgtgtgtgtgtgtgtatcttttATTAAAATCCAGGGATCAGTGGGAAACTTCCCAAAACACTATCTATTCAAAAACACACTtacacactcaaacacacactTGTAAACAGAAACGACATCAA
Above is a window of Stigmatopora argus isolate UIUO_Sarg chromosome 11, RoL_Sarg_1.0, whole genome shotgun sequence DNA encoding:
- the sfrp5 gene encoding secreted frizzled-related protein 5 — encoded protein: MAHGQKSPRWASTQHPFRMALGLWLLSFLHLILSVSAADEYDYYSWQSDNFHNGRFYTKQPQCVDIPADLRLCHNVGYKKMRLPNLLDHETMPEVKQQAGSWVPLLAKRCHADTQVFLCSLFAPVCLDRPIYPCRSLCEAVRDSCAPVMETYGFPWPEMLTCDKFPIDNDLCIPMQFTANHATQPPVSKVCPPCDNELKADNIMEHYCASDFVLKMKIKEVKKEKGDKKLIAAQKKKKVLKQGVLRKKDLKKLVLYIKNGANCPCSQLDSLGSNFLIMGRKVDQQLLLMSIHKWDKKSKELKFAIKYMKSHQCPTYHTVFQ